A segment of the Capra hircus breed San Clemente chromosome 19, ASM170441v1, whole genome shotgun sequence genome:
TCCCCATCAGGTAAAGGAGGAACTCCTCCAGTCAACACTGGTGGACACTGATCCCTGATTTCCAGGTTCCCAACCAGCCCCCAGGTTCAGTAATCGCCCTCGCAAGCACAGGCCAGCCCTTGTCACTGCTGCCCCTCAGAAAACTGGGGCTACTCACCCAGCAAGGCTTGGAAGAGGTCACTGTGCAGCACCGTAAGGAGAGGGGGTGCCCATCGCAATAGTGGGGGTGCCAGGAGCCAGAGGGCCGACTTGGGAGCTGGTGAAATGCAAGTGAGGGGGAGGGGTTGGGAcaaggaagagacagagggaccaacacactcagacacactcaCCTCCTCTTCCTCAGCCTTTGCCTTCTCACCCCAGACTCTCTAGAAAGGTCCAGGGAGAGGGATCCCTGGGtcccaggccccacccacccccaggcctCCCCTTCACAAGGACGCCTGTTTTTCACCTCTTGGTCCTGGTCCCTCAgacatctctctctcctctcactttAATCTCTCTAATCCACCAGGGTTGGAGCTGAGCTGTCTTTTCCCCACCCAGTGTGAGCTGTCAGGTAAAGTAGGCAGTCTCTGACCCGCCCACTGTCCCATTCTTCCAGGGTCCTCAGGTACTATCATCACCACCTCCTTACACCCTTGGCCTCTCTCCCCAAAGCCAGgcatgaccagtacattttcctGAGGGCCAGGAAAGAGGATTAGCCCCAGAGTGCTCTGCTTTGGAAGccctaaaagaaaggaaattgtcACTGTCTCCTGGGTTTGTCCTCCGTGAGAATGGCAACAAGATGGTCATACATTACCTAGAATTTCTTGACCCAAAGctagacgtgtgtgtgtgtgcgtgtgtgtgtgtgcacgcgcgcgcgcgtgcgcgtgTGTGTAGGGGACAGGACATGAGAACTCCTACAGTTCCTCTCAGGCTTgggaagaatccatctgcccagAGGTCCAGCACATGGTCTCAGGGAAGAACAAGAGGGCACAGAGAGAGATGTTCAGGAAGGTGTCAGAGACCCTAAGGGAAAGGCAGCAAACCTGGGGGGTCCTCTCTATTGTGAAAATTTAGGTGTTTCCAGAGTTAGTGACAACTCCTACGACTCAAGATAATATGCCTGGGCAATTCACACCCACCTGGAGTCACCCACTCCTTTATTTCCCTCCCTTTTGTGTTGGCGGAGACGGATTTGAGCAGGACCTCAGAGTCCTCTTTCCATTCCCCTGCCTCTCGTATCTTTCTTACActtctctctttccatctctccctTTTAACTCCAGCTGGGAAGTCCTCCCTTCAGTCTACCCTCCACCCCTCTGGGGGCAGATGCCTAAGTTCCTCCCTCTTCCGTCTCAGCCTATCTCATCACTCCTTCTGCTGGCTATGCTCTAGTTCGTACAAACTAGTTCATCTAGTTCGGATGAAGCTGTTTGGGGGAAGACAACATTCGTTTGGAGATGACCCTAGGTCAACCAGATTGCAGGGGCTATGTGGCGCTCCGGAACTACAACTCCCAGCATGCTCCGGTGGCCGGAAGCCCCGCCCGCCGTGACCCGATGCATTGTGGAGGATGAGTCAGGAACGGGAAACTAGACTTTGGCAGGTGTGCGACAACTCTAGGTCAGCCTTTAGGGCGCCGGAGACCGAAGCGGTTCAGAGATGAGGGCAGCGAGAATGGCTCCGAGCATGGGGCGGCAGCTGCTGAGGCTGCGGGGCGGAAGGTATGTGTGTGacagaggggagggggacaggAAGCCCAGGCACTGAGCCAGGACTGAACACCTACTCCCCACAGCTCGTGGTCCAGTGCGCTCTTGGGGCAGCCCCGGCCCGGCCCTGCCCGACGACCCTATGCCAGTGGGGTCGCCCAGGTAAGTGACAGCGACCTTTAAGGGATGTGAGAGCCGGAGTCCGCTTCGGCTCCCACCTCCCCGCCGCCGGCAGGGGTCTCCCTCTTGGTCCCTCCTAGTCACCTGCCAGTCGCCTGGCGCCCAAAGTAGGGGAAAGGGCAAACCAGGGTGCCCTGAGGATTAAACTAGGGGAAAGGTGTCTGATGCGCCCTCCCCTCTTCCGCTTTGCTCTTTTTGGCACTTCGGAATTCCTTTCCCCGGCCTCCTTAACCATCCCTTTCCCCAGGCGGCTGTGGACCAGTCTGATTCCCAGCCTTCTGAGGCTTCCACCAGGGAAAAACGGGCCAACTCGGTACGTGGCTCCAAGCTGTGGAGGATCTCAACCTGGGGCAGACCCACCCCACACTGTCCCCTGAcacccctttccttctccctgcGCAGGTATCTAAGTCCTTTGCTGTGGGGATGTTCAAGGGCCAGCTCACCACCGATCAGGTGTTTCCATACCCGTCTGGTAAGGAAAGGAGTAGGCAGAGCCGGGCGGGGATGGGCAGCTTCCCCTGACCGTCTGGCCTGACCTGCCCTGCCTTCTCACCACTCCCACCACCGCAGTGCTCAACGAGGACCAAACACAGTTTCTCAAAGAGCTAGTGGGGCCCGTGACCCGATTCTTTGAGGTGAGCAATGCCAGCCTGAGGAATAGAGGGCGTGGTTCCCAATGGAGAGAGGTTAAGGAGCCTGGAGGTGAGATCCTGTGCCTTCCCTAGGAGGTGAACGATGCTGCCAAGAATGACATGCTGGAAAGAGTGGAGGAGACCACCATGCAAGGTCTCAAGGAGTTGGGGGCCTTTGGCCTGCAAGTACCCAATGAACTGGGTGGCGTGGGCCTCTGCAACACCCAGGTGAGGGAGTCCCCACAGTCAACTCATGCATCCGTCTTCTACTTTCTTGCCCCTGGGGCAAAGGTCTCTGCCATGAGCTGCCCTGGGGGCCTGTGGGATGTTTCTTAACACGAAACTACTTGCAGTTCCCAAGGGTCATGGACCTCAGCCAGGTTCCCAAGTCCTAATGGATCTCGAATGTGGGGATTGTCTGAGGATATGGTAGGGTACTTGCCTCCCACCAAGACCTAGAACAGACCCGCCAGTGTCCTCTGCCATTGGCCCACTTACTCTGTCTACTCACTTTGCAGGGACACCCAAGTTGGGTTCTTTCCTGCTGCCCATACTTCCCTGTTAAGACCGGGTCCCCATTTAGCCAATTACAGCCCCTAATGCCTGTTTCCCCTCCAGTATGCCCGATTGGTGGAGATCGTGGGCATGTATGACCTTGGTGTGGGCATCGTCCTGGGGGCCCATCAGAGCATCGGTTTCAAAGGCATCCTGCTCTTCGGCACAAAggcccagaaagaaaaatacctccCCAAACTGGCATCTGGTGAGGCAGCCCTAGAAGAGCCAGAGATCGGGGCTTGGCAGATTAGGCCGGCTGTACTTAGATCACTGCATAGCTGGGTGTTTTGGCTAGGGTAGGGGGGTCGGGGAGATTCTGGGAAAAGACATTCAGAATTCACTGAATATTGCCAGAGGCCTTAAAGGGGGATGGTTGTGCTCCAGGGGTGGGTGGTGGCACCAAAGTGCCTTCTGTGCCCATCGGAACCCAGGGTAAAGGAGCACTCTCTCTAACAGGGGAGACTATAGCTGCTTTCTGTCTAACGGAGCCCTCCAGTGGATCAGATGCAGCGTCCATCCGATCCTCAGCTGTGCCCAGCCCCTGTGGAAAATACTATACCCTCAACGGAAGCAAGATTTGGATCAGGCACtcttccatttctctctcctctccacctTCTGCCCAATCCAGGCCCCACTGCTCCATCCTCCATGCCCTGACCGCCTCTCGCTTTTCCACAGTAACGGGGGCCTGGCAGACATCTTTACGGTCTTTGCCAAGACACCAGTTACAGACACAGCCACGGGCGCTGTGAAGGAGAAGATCACAGCTTTTGTGGTGGAGAGAAGCTTTGGCGGCATCACCCAGTGAGTGGGCTGGGGTGGAAGAGGGGGAGCCAGGGAAGTGGTGGTACCGAGTTCCAGGGCAGATGGCTGCCATAGGTCACCCTGGGGATGTGTGCAAAACCCAGAGCATCTGGATAGCATGTTCCCTCTGGGCCTAGCATGTAGGAAACTGATTTCAAGTTTGGCTCCACCAACCATTGAGCCCAGAGCACAGCAGCAGGATAAAGCCAGGCCTCAGCCCTCTGGGTATGCAGGGGAATGCTGCCTGTACCTCTTTCGGGCTGGCTCATAAGGAATGAGGGACTAATTCCCCCCACCCCAATGGCAATTTCTCCATCCTGTCACAGTGGGCCCCCTGAGAAGAAGATGGGCATCAAAGCCTCAAACACAGCAGAGGTGTACTTTGACGGAGTACGGGTGCCAGCAGAGAACGtactgggggaggtggggggcggctTCAAGGTCGCCATGCATATTCTCAACAATGGAAGGTTTGGCATGGCTGCAGCCCTGGCAGGCACCATGAAAGGCATCATTGCTAAGGCGGTGAGTACCCTGCCTGTCCCAGGCCAGCCTGAATCTAAGCCTAAGTCATACTGTCTCCCTTTCCATGTGTCCCTGTCCCCTGCAGGCCCTCCCTCCACAAGAGACCCCTCCCCACCAGCAGATCACTTAGTCTCCATCCATCCTGGACTGACTCTTGACTGTAGCCAAAGCCCATCCCTCCCAGTGCAGCCCAGCCCCCCTCCCAGAAAGAGGAGACTAGAGAACCATAGTGGGACACATGTGTCCTCTTCCAGGTGGATCATGCTGCTAACCGTACCCAGTTTGGAGAGAAAATTCACAACTTTGGGCTGATCCAGGAGAAGCTGGCCCGGATGGCTATGCTGCAGTATGTGACTGAGGTGAGGGCCGCCCCCTCGTCCCCAGAGCCCTTCTTCTCAGCTGGGTCAGACTACAACCCCCAGCAGCACCTGGGGCAGTGGGTCTCCAGCTTTACACCAATGCCCTAGGGGATGCGGGGAGGCATAGCCAGTTCAGCTTCCGCAGGATGGGGAGAGCCATGCTGTTCCACCGAGGTGCTTCCAGAGGTCCCTGAAGTGCAGTCTATCCCACCCCGCCCTCATCACTTCATCCGTTCCAAGAAGTCAAATGCCTGCAAGCCCCTGATGAACTGACCGGGGGACCAAATGCTTGGACGTGCCTAAGCCatggcattggaaggtgaagggaAGGGCCAAAGGCCAAGGCAGACCTGGTCTTGTAAGATCTGGGTGACCAGATCAAGTCTGATGCAgcttttttccatttcacttCCTATGTCCCAACCTCAGTCCATGGCATACATGGTGAGTGCCAACATGGACCAGGGATCCACGGACTTCCAGATAGAGGCCGCCATCAGCAAAATCTTTGGCTCGGTGAGGTCCCAGGCCTGTGGGCAGGGAGAGCCAGGTTTGGGAGCCTGGCTCCAAAAGCAATCTGGGGTGTTTCTGTTCCTAGGAGGCAGCCTGGAAAGTGACAGATGAGTGCATCCAAATCATGGGGGGCATGGGCTTCATGAAGGTACAGACGCTTCTCTGCCGGGGTGGCTGCAGGGCCAGGAGGAGGCAGGCGCATCCCAGCGGGGACGCATGATCTGTCTTCTCCTGCGGTAGGAGCCTGGGGTAGAGCGTGTGCTCCGAGATCTTCGCATCTTCCGGATCTTTGAGGGGACAAATGACATTCTCCGCCTGTTTGTGGCTCTGCAGGGCTGCATGGTAAGAGGGAGGAGAATCAGGGGGAGTTGGTAGGGAGGACGGTGAGTCCTGACTATGGGGCTCTCCTCCCCCACAGGACAAAGGAAAGGAACTCTCTGGGCTTGGCAATGCTCTAAAGAACCCTTTTGGGAATGCCGGCCTCCTGCTAGGAGAGGCAGGCAAACAGCTGAGGCGGTAAGCTTAAAAACCAGGGTGTGGTGGGGCGGGGCGGTGCATGGCAACTAACCAGTCACCCTCTGGCTTCCTCTTAAGGCGGGCAGGGCTGGGCAGTGGCCTGAGTCTCAGCGGCATCGTCCACCAGGAACTGAGTCGGAGTGGTGAGCTGGTACGTAAGCAGTCAAGGTGGAGGGGCAGCCTGCATCAGAAGCTGAGGGGCCAGAACCGGGCCTCATCTCACCCCGGGCACCATCCCATCTCCTCAGGCAGTGCGGGCTCTGGAGCAGTTTGCCACCGTGGTGGAGGCCAAGCTGATAAAGCACAAGAAGGATATCATCAGTGAGTGAGCACGACCTCATTCCCACCcccccctttccttctccctccccctaACCCACTCACTGCCCCCCTCTGCCAACCTATCTACCTGGCAGATGAACAGTTTCTGCTGCAGCGTCTGGCAGACAGTGCCATTGACCTCTACGCCATGGTGGTGGTTCTGTCCAGGTGAGGAGGCAGTAGGGGAGACCTGAGtcgcagtggtggtggtggggggaggtccCTGGGCGAGGGTCACAGCCCAGATGTGTTTTTCTCCTGCTTCCCATTAGGGCCTCAAGATCCCTGAGTGAAGGCCACCCCACAGCCCAGCATGAGAAAATGCTCTGTGACAGCTGGTGTATCGAGGTGAGATCCAGAGTTACTAAGTACAGGGGGCTGGAGGGGATCAAGGGACAGTTCTGaaccccctccttccccctccctccccaggctgcAGCCCGGATCCGAGAGAACATGGCTGCTCTGCAGTCTGACCCCCAGCAGCAGGAGCTCTTCCGTAACTTCAAAAGCATCTCCAAGGCCCTGGTGGAGCGGGGCGGCGTGGTCACCAGCAATCCCCTTGGTTTCTGAGTACTCTCAATTACAGCCTAGCCCAAAATGTGCCTTTTCTCAAGCCAAAGCCCAGACCCCTTTCCTGCCCATCCTGGTTCTACCTTGAAGGGGGCCCCAGCCCATGACTGTGCCTGCTCTCAGAGGGAGCACTTACTGCCTCACAAATAAAGTTTCCAACAAGTCACACTCTGCAACTGTATCTCTGTCCTTTCCCttgctgcctgcctccctcccaaaGAAAGGAGCCAGAGGCGCAGGGAGTTTGCCCCTATTGCTTTATTTAGTGTTTATACAGGTGACTAAAATAAATAGAGTAACAGAGCAGCTACACGGCCCCCAATACCAAC
Coding sequences within it:
- the ACADVL gene encoding very long-chain specific acyl-CoA dehydrogenase, mitochondrial isoform X1, which encodes MRAARMAPSMGRQLLRLRGGSSWSSALLGQPRPGPARRPYASGVAQAAVDQSDSQPSEASTREKRANSVSKSFAVGMFKGQLTTDQVFPYPSVLNEDQTQFLKELVGPVTRFFEEVNDAAKNDMLERVEETTMQGLKELGAFGLQVPNELGGVGLCNTQYARLVEIVGMYDLGVGIVLGAHQSIGFKGILLFGTKAQKEKYLPKLASGETIAAFCLTEPSSGSDAASIRSSAVPSPCGKYYTLNGSKIWISNGGLADIFTVFAKTPVTDTATGAVKEKITAFVVERSFGGITHGPPEKKMGIKASNTAEVYFDGVRVPAENVLGEVGGGFKVAMHILNNGRFGMAAALAGTMKGIIAKAVDHAANRTQFGEKIHNFGLIQEKLARMAMLQYVTESMAYMVSANMDQGSTDFQIEAAISKIFGSEAAWKVTDECIQIMGGMGFMKEPGVERVLRDLRIFRIFEGTNDILRLFVALQGCMDKGKELSGLGNALKNPFGNAGLLLGEAGKQLRRRAGLGSGLSLSGIVHQELSRSGELAVRALEQFATVVEAKLIKHKKDIINEQFLLQRLADSAIDLYAMVVVLSRASRSLSEGHPTAQHEKMLCDSWCIEAAARIRENMAALQSDPQQQELFRNFKSISKALVERGGVVTSNPLGF
- the ACADVL gene encoding very long-chain specific acyl-CoA dehydrogenase, mitochondrial isoform X2 is translated as MRAARMAPSMGRQLLRLRGGSSWSSALLGQPRPGPARRPYASGVAQAAVDQSDSQPSEASTREKRANSVSKSFAVGMFKGQLTTDQVFPYPSVLNEDQTQFLKELVGPVTRFFEEVNDAAKNDMLERVEETTMQGLKELGAFGLQVPNELGGVGLCNTQYARLVEIVGMYDLGVGIVLGAHQSIGFKGILLFGTKAQKEKYLPKLASGETIAAFCLTEPSSGSDAASIRSSAVPSPCGKYYTLNGSKIWISNGGLADIFTVFAKTPVTDTATGAVKEKITAFVVERSFGGITHGPPEKKMGIKASNTAEVYFDGVRVPAENVLGEVGGGFKVAMHILNNGRFGMAAALAGTMKGIIAKAVDHAANRTQFGEKIHNFGLIQEKLARMAMLQYVTEEPGVERVLRDLRIFRIFEGTNDILRLFVALQGCMDKGKELSGLGNALKNPFGNAGLLLGEAGKQLRRRAGLGSGLSLSGIVHQELSRSGELAVRALEQFATVVEAKLIKHKKDIINEQFLLQRLADSAIDLYAMVVVLSRASRSLSEGHPTAQHEKMLCDSWCIEAAARIRENMAALQSDPQQQELFRNFKSISKALVERGGVVTSNPLGF